TTGAACATCATGGATTCACTAATGGAAAAAGCGTTCTTTTGAAATAACATAAACGCATAATAGCCAAGACCTCGACTCATTGCGAGTCGGGAAAGAATATCAAAAAAAGACCCCGACTCTTGCGAGTCGAGGTCTTTTAAGTTTTTTTGGAGATCCCGGGTCGGTGCCCGGGATGACACGCACGCGGTTGCCCGCGCGGTTCCATTCAGCAATTAAGCCTTGTAATCTGCGATCTGTTCTGCAGTCAGGTTCATGATGAAGTTGGAGTGCTTCATCACTTCTGCTTCGGCGAGGTTCAGGTAGACCTTGGCGCTCTTGCCGAACAGTTCTGCGTTAGCAGAAGCGTCGCGGATAAGGAGCTGAGCCATGACGCAGTTACCGGCCATTTCGTACAGGCGGCGGCTGCAGAGGTCCAGGAACTCGTTGTTTTCAGCGGCCTTGACGTAGTCGATGGCTGCCTTGAACTTGTCGTCCATAGCCTTTGCGCGGGCCTTGAGTGCTTCAAATTCCGGTGCAACAGCGGCTGCTTCCAGTTCGTCGAGCATGGAAGTGTAGGTGCCGGTGGTGATGTGCGGAAGGGCAGCAACAACCTGGAGCTGGGTAGTACCTTCGTAGATGGAGGTAATACGAGCGTCGCGGTAGAGGCGCTGGCAAGCGTATTCCAGCATGTAGCCGGAACCGCCGTGAACCTGGATGCTGTCGTAGCTGTTGATGTTGGAGTATTCGGCGTTCATGCCCTTGGTGAGCGGAGTGCCGGCGGATGCCAACTTGTTGTACAGCTTCAGTTCAGCCTTTTCTTCATCGGTGAGCTTGCGGGTGCGTTCGATATCTTCAAGAGACTTGTAGATGTCGACGTAGCGAGCTGTCTGGTAAAGGAGGGCGCGGCCAGCGTCCAGGCGAGCCTTCATGTTGGAAAGCATTTCATAGACGCCGGGGAAGTTGATGATAGCCTGGTTGAACTGCTTACGGTCCTTGGCGTAGGCGAGAGCTTCGTCGTAGGATGCCTGGCTGATACCCACTGCCTGTGCAGCGATACCGAGACGAGCGCCGTTCATGAGGGCCATCACGTACTTGATAAGACCGAACTTGCGACGGCCGCAGAGTTCTGCCTTAGCGTTCTTGTAAACCAGTTCGCAGGTCGGAGAACCGTGGATACCCATCTTGTTTTCGATACGACGAACGTCGACGCCACCGTCGCGCTTGTCGTAGATGAACATGGAAAGACCGCGGCCATCCTTGGTGCCTTCTTCAGAACGGGCAAGAACCAGGTGAATGTCGGAGTCACCGTTGGTGATGAAGCGCTTCACGCCGTTCAGGTACCAGCACTTGTCTGCTTCGCTGTAGGTTGCCTTCAGCATAACGCGCTGCAGGTCGGAACCGGCATCGGGTTCGGTCAAGTCCATGGACATGGTTTCGCCGGCGCAGATACGCGGGACGAAACGGGAACGCTGATCTTCATCGCCGAATTCGTACAAAGTTTCGATACAGTCCTGAAGGGACCAAATGTTTTCGAAACCTGCGTCGCCGGCAGCGATCATTTCGTTAATGGCGGTGTAAGCAGTTACGGGGAAGTTCAGGCCACCGAAACGACGGGGCATGGTAACGCCGCAAAGGCCAGCCTTCACGGTAGCTTCCAGGTTTTCGTAAGTCTTGCTTGCGTAGCGGACGCGGCCGTTTTCGCAATGAGGACCTTCTGCATCAACTGCTTCTGCGTTGGGAGCGATCACGTTGGAAACGATGTCGCCAGCCAGTTCGCAAACCTTGTTGTAGTTGTCGATTGCGTCGGCGTAGTCGGCCGGAGCGTAATCGGACTTTTCTTCATTAGCAAAGCCATTTTCCCTGAGTTCCACAATGCGGTTCATCAAGGGGCTGCTTTCGAGATTGAACTTAATCTCTGGATGATCTGTATAGAAATTTGCCATAGCGCTTACTTGTTGTTTGCCTTGTAGTACTTGATTAACTTGGGAACCACTTCTTCAACGTTGCCGTTGATGACGTAGTCTGCAATTGCATTGATCGGAGCATCCGGGTCATTGTTCACGGAAATGATAATGCCGGAATCCTGCATGCCAGCGATGTGCTGGATCTGGCCGGAAATACCGCAAGCAATGTAAACCTTGGGGCGAACGGTGAGACCGGTCTGACCGATCTGACGGTCATGGTCGGCTACGAAGCCTGCGTCGATTGCAGCGCGGCTTGCACCAACTTCGCCGTGGAGTTCCTTGGCCAGTTCGAACAGCATGTCGAAGTTTTCCTTGGAGCCCATGCCGTAACCACCGGCAACCACAATGGGAGCGCTCTTCAGGTTGTTCTTTGCTGCTTCGACGTGGCGTTCGAGAACCTTGACCACGTATTCAGCTTCCGGAACGTACTTGGCAACGTCGTGCTTGATGACTTCGCCCTTGTAGTTTACGTCCTTGAT
This DNA window, taken from Fibrobacter sp., encodes the following:
- a CDS encoding acyl-CoA dehydrogenase family protein; amino-acid sequence: MANFYTDHPEIKFNLESSPLMNRIVELRENGFANEEKSDYAPADYADAIDNYNKVCELAGDIVSNVIAPNAEAVDAEGPHCENGRVRYASKTYENLEATVKAGLCGVTMPRRFGGLNFPVTAYTAINEMIAAGDAGFENIWSLQDCIETLYEFGDEDQRSRFVPRICAGETMSMDLTEPDAGSDLQRVMLKATYSEADKCWYLNGVKRFITNGDSDIHLVLARSEEGTKDGRGLSMFIYDKRDGGVDVRRIENKMGIHGSPTCELVYKNAKAELCGRRKFGLIKYVMALMNGARLGIAAQAVGISQASYDEALAYAKDRKQFNQAIINFPGVYEMLSNMKARLDAGRALLYQTARYVDIYKSLEDIERTRKLTDEEKAELKLYNKLASAGTPLTKGMNAEYSNINSYDSIQVHGGSGYMLEYACQRLYRDARITSIYEGTTQLQVVAALPHITTGTYTSMLDELEAAAVAPEFEALKARAKAMDDKFKAAIDYVKAAENNEFLDLCSRRLYEMAGNCVMAQLLIRDASANAELFGKSAKVYLNLAEAEVMKHSNFIMNLTAEQIADYKA